Genomic DNA from Spiroplasma alleghenense:
TTAAACTTATAGAAAATAATTTAGTAGAAATAAGTCCTAAAGCTAAAAAACCAAAATATTATAACCCACTTTCACCAGGGGAGGTAGCTTCCAAAAAGGTTGTTGCCAAATATAAAAACGAAAAAGTTAAACCAAATTACAAGAAAAAACGTAAGGCCGAGTTACTAGAAATTAAAAGAAAAATTCGTAGAGAACATATTAAAGAAAATATATCAAAAATTAAAAAAGAAAAATACCAAAAGCGTCGCCAAGATATTTTTGAAAACTAAGAAATAGAAAAAAATGAGGTTGTATTCAATGAACATTAGTAGCCGTATAAAAAAATTAATTGAGCAAATTTCTTTTGAAGTTTATGAAAAAGAAGAAATCTTTAAGCTAGCAATTTTAGCTATGCTTGGTGGAGAATCTATCTTTCTTTTAGGTAAGCCCGGAATCGCTAAGTCTTTGATTTCGCGAAGAGTTAAATTTGCTTTAAAAGATGGTAAAAACTTTGAATATTTAATGTCTAAGTTTTCAACTCCAGAAGAAATTTATGGTCCAATTAATATAAAAGAATTACAAGAAGGAAGATATGTCAGAGTTATCGATGATTACTTACCAACAGCTAATGTAGGTTTTCTTGATGAGATTTGAAAGGCTGGTCCTAGTATTCAAAATACTCTTTTAACGATTATTAATGAAAAAATTTTTAGAAATGGTGGGCGCGATGTTAAAGTGCCGCTAAATCTTTTAATTTCAGCCTCAAATGAATTACCAACTCCTGGAGAGGGTCTAGAAGCTCTATATGACCGTTTCATTATTAGATATATTGCCGAGGGGCTTAAATCTAAGGAGAACTTTGAGCAACTTTTAGCGGGCGAATCTTCTTTGGATGTTGTTGTTGATCCAGAATTACAATTAACTAGTTTTGAACTTGATAAGTGAAAAAAAGAAATTCGTGAAGTAAAATTGTCTCGTGAGACATTGGATTTTATTCACTATTTTAGAAATAAGTTGGTTCAAACAACTTCGGGTAGAGCTTATATTTCTGATCGAAGATGAAAAAAAATATCTGGACTTATCAAGACCAGTGCATTTTTTAATGGTCGATCAGAAACTGATTTACCAGACCTATTTTGTATTCCATATTGCATTTGAGACAACGAAGAAGAAGAAAAAGAATATCGCAGTATTTTTAATAATGCTTTCTTGGAAAATTTTGGACAAGATTTTAGAGGTCAAAAAAATCAATTGTTAAATCAGGTTGATGCCCTTGCGATGCAAATTAATCAAGTTGAAACTCAATTTTTAAGACTTACAGTTTATGATTCGCCATACAAAAGTAAAACCCAGGGTACCTATTATCGTATTTTAAATCCAGAATCTCAAGAAATGGCAAAATACTTATTCATCTCAGCAAGAGATTGGAATAAGTTGGCAGCGATTCCGGGAACTATGATGGAATTGCCGATTTTCTTTGGTTCAAGCGAAACAAAATACGAGGGCAGCAAAATCTCAAGAGTTCAATATCATAAGGCAAATCAAATTATGTTCCTTGATGACAACAAAAAGTTATTTTTAGAAAATGATAATGCGGGTGAATACAACAAGGAAACGATTAAGTTAAACCAAAAAATGACAGAATTAGAAAACGACGTCAAAAATATTAGTTTGAATATGTATAAAATATATAAAAAATATACTAAGATGGAATGTATTTTCTTTGACAAAAATTATAACAAGCAAATTGCTTTGGCATTTGATGTTGATTCATCAGAGGAGTCAAAAGAAGAATAGATAATAAGATTAACTAAGAGGTGTCAAATGAAACAGGTAACTTTAATTAATGATGATTTGTTTTTGAGTGAATTAAATAAATTAAAACAAGAGGATCTTGATAATCAATTCTTCAAAGAATTTAAGACAAAAAATAAACAAGTTGCTAGACAATTTGATGAAAAGATTAGCGGATTTTATGACGGAATAATGCAAAATAGCGCCAGTGTTATAAAGTTACCTCAAAAAGTTAATGAAGAAATTGCTTATTTTCATTATATTAGTGCCAAGTTAACTTTAATTAATATTTTAGATGATTTACCAATAATTAGAAAAAAACTGTTTCAATTAGATTCGCCAATGCTAGAAAATGTTGACGAAATTAATAATAAATTAATTAAAGGGGAAATAAGCCCAGAATTCGCCTATAATGAATTTGTTACTAAATGAACCTTTATGTTGACTAAAAGAGTTGTTGATTATCGTTTGAAGACGATCCAAGATTTACGATTCAATTACTTGGTTAATATCTATGATTTGGTTAATAACTATACCAAATTCAGCAAAGCACATAAAATGCTAAAAGAAACATTCGAAGATTTAACATCGATTGATGATAATGATATTTTAAATAATTTAGATACTATTAATAAATTTTCAGACTATCTTTATAAAGATCGCTCAATTTTGAAAATTGCAGAGATTTTAGGTCGACTAAATGGTGAAGATGATAAGTATGAAATAAATATTACTCAAAAAATTTCTTATTATGAAACTGAGGTTAAACTTCCTTATAACCCAGAGGAAATTGTCGGTATTACAGAATCAAAGGATTTAGAACATGTTTTACCTGCTGAATTAGGTTATTTATTTAACCCGATTCTTCAAACAATATTTTATAAAAAATTTTCAGAAAACAAACTCCAAACTTTCTTATTTCATAGTAAAGAGAAAATCACAGAAGAAGAATATGTGGATGTTGAGTTTGAAGCACCAATTCCTTTAAAACAAGGAAAATTTATCATTTGTATTGATACAAGTCTTTCGATGGAAGGTTCAGGGGAGTTTATCGCTAAAGCATTAGCTTTAGCAATTTGCAAAGTAGCATTAAAGGAAAAGCGCGAAATCTTAATAATCAATTTTTCTGATTTTGAAATTGAAGAAATCGAGATAGATCCCCATAGTTTTCCAATTCAAAAAATACTAAAATTCTTATCAAAGTCATTTTATGGTTCAACTAATGCTGTACCAGCTTTCATGATGGCTATCAAAAAGATGCATCAAGAGAAGTGAGAACGTGGAG
This window encodes:
- a CDS encoding AAA family ATPase, with the protein product MNISSRIKKLIEQISFEVYEKEEIFKLAILAMLGGESIFLLGKPGIAKSLISRRVKFALKDGKNFEYLMSKFSTPEEIYGPINIKELQEGRYVRVIDDYLPTANVGFLDEIWKAGPSIQNTLLTIINEKIFRNGGRDVKVPLNLLISASNELPTPGEGLEALYDRFIIRYIAEGLKSKENFEQLLAGESSLDVVVDPELQLTSFELDKWKKEIREVKLSRETLDFIHYFRNKLVQTTSGRAYISDRRWKKISGLIKTSAFFNGRSETDLPDLFCIPYCIWDNEEEEKEYRSIFNNAFLENFGQDFRGQKNQLLNQVDALAMQINQVETQFLRLTVYDSPYKSKTQGTYYRILNPESQEMAKYLFISARDWNKLAAIPGTMMELPIFFGSSETKYEGSKISRVQYHKANQIMFLDDNKKLFLENDNAGEYNKETIKLNQKMTELENDVKNISLNMYKIYKKYTKMECIFFDKNYNKQIALAFDVDSSEESKEE
- a CDS encoding VWA domain-containing protein, with protein sequence MKQVTLINDDLFLSELNKLKQEDLDNQFFKEFKTKNKQVARQFDEKISGFYDGIMQNSASVIKLPQKVNEEIAYFHYISAKLTLINILDDLPIIRKKLFQLDSPMLENVDEINNKLIKGEISPEFAYNEFVTKWTFMLTKRVVDYRLKTIQDLRFNYLVNIYDLVNNYTKFSKAHKMLKETFEDLTSIDDNDILNNLDTINKFSDYLYKDRSILKIAEILGRLNGEDDKYEINITQKISYYETEVKLPYNPEEIVGITESKDLEHVLPAELGYLFNPILQTIFYKKFSENKLQTFLFHSKEKITEEEYVDVEFEAPIPLKQGKFIICIDTSLSMEGSGEFIAKALALAICKVALKEKREILIINFSDFEIEEIEIDPHSFPIQKILKFLSKSFYGSTNAVPAFMMAIKKMHQEKWERGDLLVISDFMLKDMPTEIREKVLELKNNYNRFHSVFVGNSPNKNLLDVFDNNMYYDPDDPKASEQIVKSLNQTLTGLDRLSDEKIDQLEKINQVNKELREEAKSRKVIKNKEGKINGNKGKI